A window of the Dermatophagoides farinae isolate YC_2012a chromosome 2, ASM2471394v1, whole genome shotgun sequence genome harbors these coding sequences:
- the LOC124495850 gene encoding uncharacterized protein LOC124495850 isoform X2 — MMFHHQHYHHYYYHKSIIIILIINFITIISMSNMVTSLTTATTTNTTSLTSLTANITNKNSSSNDDLGESKVAQTTFTNSTSLLLSTKIRNPLTTTIITNNNNDEFHTPKIYRHNSIMMIRPSSSSSSSSITTNNNNNIMNLNQQQNSNILNNNSFNHHHHHHYNNNDDATICIHRLCVRQNGHPQPSTGVEICYNDKGDIVKHGEQYVPLGIDTCTQCTCMHGKAEMCISVLCSPPENCRRYHEVTNKCCEFLCIDGGNGNQVIGSNHGNSDMAIRLMNTGNGHHHTQSTNNFNGGLQNGLRFFGNNKTAILTKGETKTFHSIPTSNLGLRLITSTVTSFLILALLLFMIHRLRQRRLLVMIRRLQNRRLDHMNGRNSSHHPTPAPPHCSDSTGYAGDQLVTTPMRLFGLGGHSSINGPFGPFDLMGPNSIEPPPPYTFWKPPSMPAQSTEQQQQQQPQFSSLSETNGLSPVQSLPNEAPPSYEESIQVGNSNNIIMSNAALIISCQQNSLSQPSNNIEVTPSSNHQNGIINVLEHQPSYSGHVITQSQSQNWLSTTTTTPHNSIIGSINLPQQSVFEGHSMDQIQQTYTKQISHSNSSGDRINRYVHHHNHHHQPNNLIHQNRMVAAEIKPHPIAYREQSSNVVDPQIRPCIPNPPAIMRNNLFYPQRLISHLTSSLTPHNDFSQSQTSGRSLSPDQHITRLHVGSPISNQIPVTYVRSMIMPVNNNSQLSHETTTFRSHYPNSRSALLQQQQYQQQQSSIMSRCIYNNNIHQQPQQTQKRSKITNNQSSLMMINNNIDESSKELVIQNDSICSPSSSSESLSQCTIVRKPIDVHQTVATVEQSSSRQSMVSNQQSQNHHHHHHNSNRHRKKSKSNQDSNNQTVKSNYSSSSSSSSSSSSSSSSSLSSSSLANSYSDDGSTPSTKISVSSSSSSLSSSRTNNTMLTTTTTTTPTTTNDNNNTVIQVKVDTISHL; from the exons AtgatgtttcatcatcaacattatcaccattattattatcataagtcgatcattataattctaatcattaatttcatcaCTATTATATCTATGTCGAATATGGTAACATCATTAACAACagcgacgacgacgaataCGACATCATTGACATCATTAACCGCAAAtattacaaataaaaatagtagtagtaatgatgatcttgGTGAATCTAAAGTAGCCCAAACAACTTTCACTAATTccacatcattattattgtcgacAAAAATACGTAATCCTTTAACTACTACCATtattacaaataataataatgatgaatttcataCACCCAAAATTTATCGTcataattcaataatgatgatacggccatcatcatcatcatcatcatcatcgataacaactaataataataataatattatgaacctcaatcaacaacagaattcgaatatattgaataataattcattcaatcatcatcatcatcatcattacaataataatgatgatgccacAATTTGTATACATAGATTATGTGTACGACaaaatg GCCATCCACAGCCATCAACCGGTGTTGAAATATGTTATAATGATAAAGGTGATATAGTTAAACATGGTGAACAATATGTTCCACTTGGAATCGATACTTGTACACag tGTACATGTATGCATGGAAAAGCGGAAATGTGCATATCGGTACTATGTTCACCACCGGAAAATTGTCG ACGTTATCATGAAGTAACAAATAAATGCTGTGAATTTCTATGTATCGATGGTGGCAATGGAAACCAAGTGATAGGTTCGAATCATGGTAATAGTGATATGGCTATACGATTGATGAACACCGGTAACggacatcatcatacacaatCTACAAACAATTTTAATGGTGGATTACAGAATGGTTTACGTTTCTTTGGCAACAATAAGACTGCCATATTGACAAAAGGCGAAACGAAAACATTCCATTCGATTCCAACATCAAATCTTGGTCTACGGTTAATCACTAGTACTGTgacatcatttttaattctagcattattattattcatgatTCATCGATTACGTCAACGTCGTCTTCTGGTGATGATCCGTCGTTTACAGAATCGTCGACTTGATCATATGAATGGTCGTAATTCTAGCCACCACCCTACTCCGGCACCTCCACATTGTAGTGATTCTACAGGTTATGCGGGCGATCAATTGGTCACAACACCTATGCGTTTATTTGGTCTGGGTGGCCATTCATCTATTAATGGACCATTTGGACCTTTTGATTTGATGGGACCTAATTCGAttgaaccaccaccaccatatacATTTTGGAAACCTCCATCAATGCCTGCTCAATCGactgaacaacaacagcagcagcagccacAATTCTCTAGTTTATCCGAAACAAATGGCCTATCACCTGTTCAATCCTTACCGAATGAAGCTCCACCAAGCTATGAAGAATCAATTCAAGTTGgtaacagcaacaatattattatgtcGAATGCAGCCCTTATTATTAGTTGTCAACAAAATTCGTTATCGCAACCATCTAATAACATAGAAGTAACACCGtcttcaaatcatcaaaatggaaTAATCAATGTATTAGAACATCAGCCATCATATTCGGGTCATGTCATaacacaatcacaatcacaaaATTGGTTgtcgacaacgacaacaacaccacataattcaataattggATCAATTAATTTGCCTCAACAGTCTGTGTTTGAAGGTCACTCAATGGATCAAATACAGCAAACATACACCAAACAAATTAGCCATTCCAATTCATCAGGTGACAGAATTAATAGATATgtgcatcatcataatcatcatcatcagccaaataatttaattcatcaGAATAGAATGGTAGCGGCCGAAATTAAACCTCATCCAATTGCTTATCGAGAACAATCTTCGAATGTTGTCGATCCACAAATTCGCCCTTGCATTCCAAATCCGCCCGCAATAATGCGAAATAATCTTTTCTATCCACAAAGATTGATCTCAcatttaacatcatcattaacaccACATAATG ATTTTTCACAATCACAAACGTCTGGACGATCATTATCACCCGATCAACATATTACACGATTACATGTTGGATCACcaatatcaaatcaaataccTGTGACTTATGTTAGATCAATGATAATGcctgtaaataataattcgcAATTATCAcacgaaacaacaacattccgATCACATTATCCAAATTCTAGATCAGCATTGttacagcagcagcaatatcaacaacaacaatcatcgataatgTCTCGATGCATTTACAAcaataatattcatcaacagccacaacaaacacaaaagcGTTCTAAAATTAcgaataatcaatcatctttaatgatgattaacaataatattgatgaatcatcaaaagagttggtcattcaaaatgattcaatctgTTCACCATCCTCATCTTctgaatcattatcacaatGTACGATTGTTCGCAAACCAATTGATGTACATCAAACGGTAGCAACCGttgaacaatcatcatcaagacaATCGATGGTATCTAATCAACAATCtcaaaaccatcatcatcatcatcacaattcgAATCGgcatcgaaaaaaatctaaatcaaatcaagattcaaataatcaaaccgtgaaatcaaattattcttcttcttcctcatcatcatcatcatcatcatcatcatcatcatcatcattatcatcatcatcgttggcCAATTCATATTCAGATGATGGTAGTACGCCATCGACAAAAATAtcagtttcatcatcatcctcatcgtTGTCTTCATCAAGGACGAACAACACGATGTTGAcgactacgacgacgaccaccccaacgacaacaaatgataataataatactgtAATTCAAGTTAAAGTTGATACGATCAGCCATCTTTGA
- the LOC124495850 gene encoding uncharacterized protein LOC124495850 isoform X4 has translation MMIRPSSSSSSSSITTNNNNNIMNLNQQQNSNILNNNSFNHHHHHHYNNNDDATICIHRLCVRQNGHPQPSTGVEICYNDKGDIVKHGEQYVPLGIDTCTQCTCMHGKAEMCISVLCSPPENCRRYHEVTNKCCEFLCIDGGNGNQVIGSNHGNSDMAIRLMNTGNGHHHTQSTNNFNGGLQNGLRFFGNNKTAILTKGETKTFHSIPTSNLGLRLITSTVTSFLILALLLFMIHRLRQRRLLVMIRRLQNRRLDHMNGRNSSHHPTPAPPHCSDSTGYAGDQLVTTPMRLFGLGGHSSINGPFGPFDLMGPNSIEPPPPYTFWKPPSMPAQSTEQQQQQQPQFSSLSETNGLSPVQSLPNEAPPSYEESIQVGNSNNIIMSNAALIISCQQNSLSQPSNNIEVTPSSNHQNGIINVLEHQPSYSGHVITQSQSQNWLSTTTTTPHNSIIGSINLPQQSVFEGHSMDQIQQTYTKQISHSNSSGDRINRYVHHHNHHHQPNNLIHQNRMVAAEIKPHPIAYREQSSNVVDPQIRPCIPNPPAIMRNNLFYPQRLISHLTSSLTPHNDFSQSQTSGRSLSPDQHITRLHVGSPISNQIPVTYVRSMIMPVNNNSQLSHETTTFRSHYPNSRSALLQQQQYQQQQSSIMSRCIYNNNIHQQPQQTQKRSKITNNQSSLMMINNNIDESSKELVIQNDSICSPSSSSESLSQCTIVRKPIDVHQTVATVEQSSSRQSMVSNQQSQNHHHHHHNSNRHRKKSKSNQDSNNQTVKSNYSSSSSSSSSSSSSSSSSLSSSSLANSYSDDGSTPSTKISVSSSSSSLSSSRTNNTMLTTTTTTTPTTTNDNNNTVIQVKVDTISHL, from the exons atgatgatacggccatcatcatcatcatcatcatcatcgataacaactaataataataataatattatgaacctcaatcaacaacagaattcgaatatattgaataataattcattcaatcatcatcatcatcatcattacaataataatgatgatgccacAATTTGTATACATAGATTATGTGTACGACaaaatg GCCATCCACAGCCATCAACCGGTGTTGAAATATGTTATAATGATAAAGGTGATATAGTTAAACATGGTGAACAATATGTTCCACTTGGAATCGATACTTGTACACag tGTACATGTATGCATGGAAAAGCGGAAATGTGCATATCGGTACTATGTTCACCACCGGAAAATTGTCG ACGTTATCATGAAGTAACAAATAAATGCTGTGAATTTCTATGTATCGATGGTGGCAATGGAAACCAAGTGATAGGTTCGAATCATGGTAATAGTGATATGGCTATACGATTGATGAACACCGGTAACggacatcatcatacacaatCTACAAACAATTTTAATGGTGGATTACAGAATGGTTTACGTTTCTTTGGCAACAATAAGACTGCCATATTGACAAAAGGCGAAACGAAAACATTCCATTCGATTCCAACATCAAATCTTGGTCTACGGTTAATCACTAGTACTGTgacatcatttttaattctagcattattattattcatgatTCATCGATTACGTCAACGTCGTCTTCTGGTGATGATCCGTCGTTTACAGAATCGTCGACTTGATCATATGAATGGTCGTAATTCTAGCCACCACCCTACTCCGGCACCTCCACATTGTAGTGATTCTACAGGTTATGCGGGCGATCAATTGGTCACAACACCTATGCGTTTATTTGGTCTGGGTGGCCATTCATCTATTAATGGACCATTTGGACCTTTTGATTTGATGGGACCTAATTCGAttgaaccaccaccaccatatacATTTTGGAAACCTCCATCAATGCCTGCTCAATCGactgaacaacaacagcagcagcagccacAATTCTCTAGTTTATCCGAAACAAATGGCCTATCACCTGTTCAATCCTTACCGAATGAAGCTCCACCAAGCTATGAAGAATCAATTCAAGTTGgtaacagcaacaatattattatgtcGAATGCAGCCCTTATTATTAGTTGTCAACAAAATTCGTTATCGCAACCATCTAATAACATAGAAGTAACACCGtcttcaaatcatcaaaatggaaTAATCAATGTATTAGAACATCAGCCATCATATTCGGGTCATGTCATaacacaatcacaatcacaaaATTGGTTgtcgacaacgacaacaacaccacataattcaataattggATCAATTAATTTGCCTCAACAGTCTGTGTTTGAAGGTCACTCAATGGATCAAATACAGCAAACATACACCAAACAAATTAGCCATTCCAATTCATCAGGTGACAGAATTAATAGATATgtgcatcatcataatcatcatcatcagccaaataatttaattcatcaGAATAGAATGGTAGCGGCCGAAATTAAACCTCATCCAATTGCTTATCGAGAACAATCTTCGAATGTTGTCGATCCACAAATTCGCCCTTGCATTCCAAATCCGCCCGCAATAATGCGAAATAATCTTTTCTATCCACAAAGATTGATCTCAcatttaacatcatcattaacaccACATAATG ATTTTTCACAATCACAAACGTCTGGACGATCATTATCACCCGATCAACATATTACACGATTACATGTTGGATCACcaatatcaaatcaaataccTGTGACTTATGTTAGATCAATGATAATGcctgtaaataataattcgcAATTATCAcacgaaacaacaacattccgATCACATTATCCAAATTCTAGATCAGCATTGttacagcagcagcaatatcaacaacaacaatcatcgataatgTCTCGATGCATTTACAAcaataatattcatcaacagccacaacaaacacaaaagcGTTCTAAAATTAcgaataatcaatcatctttaatgatgattaacaataatattgatgaatcatcaaaagagttggtcattcaaaatgattcaatctgTTCACCATCCTCATCTTctgaatcattatcacaatGTACGATTGTTCGCAAACCAATTGATGTACATCAAACGGTAGCAACCGttgaacaatcatcatcaagacaATCGATGGTATCTAATCAACAATCtcaaaaccatcatcatcatcatcacaattcgAATCGgcatcgaaaaaaatctaaatcaaatcaagattcaaataatcaaaccgtgaaatcaaattattcttcttcttcctcatcatcatcatcatcatcatcatcatcatcatcatcattatcatcatcatcgttggcCAATTCATATTCAGATGATGGTAGTACGCCATCGACAAAAATAtcagtttcatcatcatcctcatcgtTGTCTTCATCAAGGACGAACAACACGATGTTGAcgactacgacgacgaccaccccaacgacaacaaatgataataataatactgtAATTCAAGTTAAAGTTGATACGATCAGCCATCTTTGA